A region of the Stieleria neptunia genome:
GGTGGCAAGCGGAAGTCCGCCCGACGGCGGAAGCGGTTGCAGCGGCGCGATCGTGTTGGTCGGCGGAGTCAGGGTGGGGGCAAGCGCCGGAGACGGGATCGTAGAGGCTCCATCGGTCACGCCCGGGTCTGGGACCGGTTGGGTGAATTGAACCTGGTCGACGGACGATTCCGCATGCGGCGGCGTGGCTCCGACCGCTTCGATGGAATCCAGCGGCAGGAATTCCATCAGAAATGGACGCTGTGCCGGCTTGCCACGGTAATTGGGAGCCTGGACCGAGGGGTCGCGGACCGTGGTCCAGGTCGCCGTTCGCGGTGTCGGGTCGACGCTGCCGTCGGGACGCACTCGGCCTTCGATCACCAGCCGGTTGCGAACGCGACCGCGCGGGCCATCGGTGACGATCAAGATGCGCTCGGCATGGATGGCTTGTTCGTGGTGATGCAACACGCAGTCGCCTTCCAACAACGATGCTTCCGCACCATCGATCTGCCAACGGTAAATCGTGTTGCCGCTGGCGCGGATCGATTCAGACACAGGGGGGGCTGCATCCGAGTCGACGGCGACCCCGCACGCCCATAGCAGCGTGATCGTCAAGAAAATCAGCCGAGTCCGGTGGTGCCGCGTGCGCGCAGCCCAGGCGCCGAGCCGCTCGGTGGATTTCCGGGCGGTCGGTGGGTGCGAATCGGCAGTGGCTTCCGTGCCGGCCAAATTGCGTGTCGGGATCAAGTGCAACGAAGGGTTTTGCCAACGGCGCGTACGTTCACCGGTGGTCGATTCCGCGATCCTACGAAGTCGCAGCGATCCATCACAAGCGGAACCTGAAAGTGGCGTAAGCTTCCAGCTTGCGATCCGTGGCGTAAGCTTCCAGCTTGCGATCCGTGGCGTAAGCTTCCAGCTTGCGATCCCCGCCAGCGCCAGCTGGCGTCCACCTAATCATCCACCGAACGCCCCACGTTGACGCTCGCGAGGATCGCGAGCCGAGGCAAGCTGGAAGCTTACCCCACTGGTTGCTAGCAAATTTATGTCGATGCGTCCGCCGATCGCCAGGGTGGCGTGCTCGTCACCGCTGGGTTGAGTCGACGGTCGCTTGCGAAATCTGCAGGCCGACCAATCGCGCGATCACGATCGCCACATAGAGCTGGCCGATCATCGCTTGCAGTGTCGCCAGCATGCGGGCCGGTCGGGAAACGGGAGTCACGTCACCGTAGCCCAGCGTCGTCAAGGTGACGTTGCTGAAATAGATGAATTCGGCCACGAATCCCGGACGGGTTTCACCGAACGTTGAACTCGCATTGGATTGAAAGGACCCCGGATCGATCAACTCGATCAACGCGTAGAGAAATGCCCAGGCGAGACCGATCAGAAAATAGATCGAAATCGCCCCGATGATTCGATTGGCATCCACCGGTCCCTCGCCAAACACGTGCTCCGCCAGTGAGCTGATCAGCAACACGAAAATCGCGATGAAGCAAACGTCGGTGCTGCCGGTGACAAGCCGTGATGAATGCACTTCATCAATCCAGGAGAGCGCATAGGCAGCCACGCCTAACACGATCGTCGCCCACATCCGAATCTTCGAACACGCAAGCGATCGCATGGCCGATAACACTACAATCAAGAACATCGCATTGAGTAGCACCCGCTGCAGCCTGTCGTCTGACGAAACGAAACTTTGCAGCACAAGAATCGAGATCAATGCGATCAGCAGTTCCAGGTGACGAAGTTGCCGGAACTCGGGCTGCCGGCTGGGATGGGGATTGGGATGGGACATCGCGATCAACGAAAAGGGCGAATCGGGTGGCAGGGAGGCTGAAGTGGCGAGCGACCTCGGCGGAGGTCAGCCGAATTCAACGGACACAGAGGGGAATCGTCATGACGTCATTAGAAGTGTTGCTTGCTGCACTGGGTTGGTGCACGCTGATGAATCTGGGCATGTTAACCGTGACGACGCTGCTGCTGGTCGTGTGGGGAGAAGCGATTGGGCGATTGCATCAACGGTGGTTTCGGCTGGAAAAGCGTGAGCTGCAACGCGAGTACTTTCGCTATTTGGCTAATTACAAACTGCTTCTGCTGGTCTTCAATCTGGTTCCCTACCTTGCATTGCGACTGGCAATGCGATGAGTCGGCCGCACCGATGCACCCGTCGGGGAGGACGAATCCGCTCCTTTTTGACGTTGTTTTTGCAACGGAAGGGACAAACGAAGGTGGCGGGACGGGCCGTCCAACTCGGCAGGCGGGTGCAAAATCCGGTCGCAGCGGCCGAGTCGTGTTTCGCTTATTGTCCCAATTGGCCGGATCACCCCACCAGGAATCTGGGTCAAACGGGACTTTTGCACTACAAACTCTGATTCTTTTGCTCAAATTGATACGAAAGAATCTGCTGTGATCGATCGTGCCGAAGCCGCCCCCCGCCCTTCGAGTGGGTGGACTCCACCGTCCAGGAAGGTGTAGTATTCCTAATTGGCTCGATCACGAGAAAATGAAGACAATCGAATGTCTTGGACAGGAGATTGGGGACGCCGGGGATAAAATTTCCAGTCCCATCAAAAAAACAGATTCGACCCACATCGGGATTGCAGCTAAAATGCCGGCCGCTGGGAGCGTCCGTTCACGTTCAAACGTCGATCGAAAGTCACCTCTTCGGATTCGCTTCATCGTCAAGGAATGCATCGTCTGTGCTACTCAATCGCTCATCTCCTTCTAAATCAACGACCACTTCCCGGATCGACCCTGCCGGGATTGTTGAGATGGGTAACGGGGATGAAACCGTGCTATTTTTGCACGGCTTATTCGGAACGCCTGAACATTGGCGTCACGTGATGGAACGGTTGGCCGATCGCTATCGGGTGATCGCCCCCCAATTGCCGGTCGACCCCCAACCCGGCCGTCGCCAGCACGGGATCAACGCGATCGCGGACTTGAGCGATCAGGTCGCCGAGCTTGTCGAAACGCTTCGGATTGATCCCTTTGTGATCTGTGGCAATTCACTCGGAGGCTTGGTGGCGATCGACCTGTGTGCCCGACGCAAAGACTTCGCCAAAGGTCTGGTGCTTGCCGGCAGCGCCGGGTTGTTCGAAAAGAATCCGATCGGCGGCATGCGACCGAAACCGTCGCGTGAATTCGTCAAAAAAACGGTTTGTGGCATCGTCCATAAACAGGAATTGGTAACCAACGAACTGGTCGACGATTGGCATTCCTCGATCCAAGATCGCGACTATGTCCGATTCGTCTTGCGGGTCTCCCGCGCCACCCGCGACCGATCGGTCGAGAAAGAACTGACGAAGTTGGATCTGCCGACGATGATCATCTGGGGCCAGGAAGACTCCATCACACCGCCGGAGACCGGCCGCGAGTTCCAGCGACGGATCAAGGGATCGAAGTTGCAATTCATCGAGGACTGCGGGCACGCGCCGAACTGGGAACAACCCGAAGCGTTCGCCGAACTGCTCGATGAATTTCTTCCGACCTGCTTTGCGGACTGAAATGAGGCGATACGCCATCGCGATCGTCCTGTTTGCCGTGATTTCGTCTCCGCTGATCGGCTACGGCGCACTCCGGGCACTCAAGAGCACGTCGAACGATCCCAGGCAATGGCTGCCCCGATCCTTCGCCGAAACCGACACCTACGACTGGTTTCAAAGCCATTTCGGCACGGATGAATTCGCCGTCGTCAGCTGGCCCGGATGCGATCTGGAGGATCCGCGCGTCGGGCAACTGTCTCAAGCACTGCTCCAGACGGCATTCTTTGATCGCGTGCGGACCGGGCAGAACGCGATCGAGGAGTTGATGTCGCCGCCGCAGAATTTTTCTCGCGCCGCGGCCATCAGTCGCTTGCGGCGGATTCTGATCGGAGCCCAGGACGGGACCACCTGCCTGGTGTTGACCACCTCCGTCGTCGGTCAAGCCGATCGCAGCGCCGCGGTCGGTGAAATCGAAACGTTGGCCTGGGACGTCTGTCAGTTGCCGGCCGCGGAGCTGAAACTGGCCGGTCCGACGGTCGATGCCGCGATGATCGATGCCGAAAGCCGAAAACTGCTGTTCGGCCTGGCCGGGCTGTCCGCGTTGGTTTCGTTTTTGGTCGCGACGCTGCGGATGCGCAGTATTCGACTGGCGATTTCGGTCCTCTTGGTCGCGGTCTACAGCACCGCGGTGTCGCTGGCGATCCTGTACTTCAGCGGCGGCAAGATGAATCTGTTGATGACGATGCTGCCCCCGTTGGTCTATGTGTTGACGATCTCGTCGGCGGTGCATTTGGCAAACTACTATCGCGATGCGGCGCGTGACCGGTCGTCGCCCGTCCCCGCGGCGATCCGGGCCATCGGTCAAGGATGGTTGCCCTGTTCGCTGGCCGCGATCACCACCGGGATCGGCCTGATTTCGTTAATGCTCAGCAAGATCGAGCCGATCCAGAGTTTCGGTTTTTATTCCGCGCTGGGTGTCGTGGCCAGCGTCGTCGTTCTGTTTCTGCTGCTCCCCTCGGCGCTGTTCCTGTTTCCCCCCAAGCCCGAAGCGGAAACGGATCGGCCGACCGGTGACGATCCGCACCAGAAAGGCAACGCGTTGATCGATGCGGTGCTCAACCACCATGTTTTCTTTGCCCTCGCTTGCTTGGCGTTGATGCTGTTGTGCGCCTCAAGAATTCCGTCGATCCAATCAACAGTCAAACTGCAAGACCGCTTTCTGCCCAGCAGCGACGCGATCGCCGATTACCGTTGGCTGGAGGAACGCGTCGGACCGATGGTACCGCTGGAGGTCGCGATCCATTTTGACAAGGACGACCCCCGCGATCGTGTCGAGCAGATCAAATTGGTCGCGCGGATCCAAAGCAAAATTCAATCGCTCGACGAGCCGGTGGCGACCCTGTCGGCGTTCAACCTGTGTCCGCGACTTCCCTCCGGGCACAGCGTTCGTGACATTGTCCAACGCAAGGTACTCAACGGCCGGCAGACCCAACAACGCCTGATCGAGGCGAAGTACTTGAGCGAAAGCGGAGACCAGCATCTTTGGCGGATTTCGGTGCGTGCCAACGCCATCGGCGATTTGGACTATGGGATCTTTGTCGAAAAAATCCGGGCAGCGGTCGCCCCCTTGTTGACCGATGAGAACGCCGAGGGAACCTTCACCGGCGTGATCCCGCTGATCTACAAAGCCCAACGCCAGTTGTTGTTGGATTTGTTTCGCAGCTTCCTGGTCGCTTTCGCCGTCATTGCCGGCGTCTTGCTGGTAGTGCTGCGAAACATCTGGGCAACCTGCTTGGTGATGTTTCCGAATATCTTTCCCGCCGTGATCGTTTTCGGCGGCATCGAGTGGGTGAACATTCCCGTTCAGATCGGCTCGGTGATGACGGCCAGCGCGGCGCTCGGGATCGCGGTCGATGACACCGTCCACCTGTTGACCTGGTTCCGCCGCGGTCTGGACCAAGGGATGTCGCGCCGACAGGCGATCGAAAGCGCCTTTTCGCGATGTTCCGGCGCGATGGTGCACACGACGCTGATCTGTTCGTGCGGGTTGATCGTGTTCGCGCTCAGCACCTTTGTGCCGATCCTGCACTTCGCCTGGTTGATGGTCTTCCTGCTCGCCTCGGCGCTGCTGGGCGATCTGGTGCTGCTGCCGGCGATCTTGGTCGGACCGCTGGGCCGGTGTTTCGAGAAGAAGCGGTAGGGCGCGAGCCCAATGCTAGTGCTTTGTCAGCTTTCAATTTTCGAGCCTGCGTTTGTCGAGCGGAAAAGGGGTCAGGTACCAAAAACCAAATGGCCCGCAGGGTGCTTCGCATTTTTGGTACCTGACCCCTTTTCCGCGGTACCCTAAGAATAAAAGTTGACGAAGCACTAGCGCTTTGGCTGTAAAGGTGTTAGCGGAACGGCGCGAGCCGTCCGGTCGCGTTTCAACAACACCGTGAAAGACCTCTACGGATCGATGGACCACCATTGGCGACCACCGCGACGACGTGAGGTCGCTCTCACGCCACCTTCACGTCCGACGCAACCCGATTTTTTTGGATCGCGCCGATGCACTGATAGACGGCCTGACGGACGGCCCGTTCGCGCGGGTCATCGAAGATGCGAAAGCTCATCGTGTTGGTCAGGTAGGCAAACGCCAGCTGTTTCGATGGATCGGCCATGCCAAACGATCCGCCCGCGCCGGGACAGCCGAACGCTTGGTCATCGGCACCGAAGCGGAATCCGGCGCTGGGTCGGGAAAAGCCGAAGCTGTAATGGGTGTCGATCTTCAACACCGCGTCCCGCGTGCCGCGCGAGGGTTGCAGCGGTGGGGCGACCAGTTCCTGCATCGTCGTGGGGGTGATTCCCAACCGCCGTCCGCCCCGCGCCAAGACGTCATAGACCTTGGCAACGGCACGCGCCTGTCCGAATCCGTTGGCCGATGGAATCTCGACCTCTCGGTACTCCGGTCGGCCGAGTGCCGCGGGGTCATCAAATTTCAGAAACTTGATCGACTTGGATACGACCGATCGGGGCCAAATCCCGGCCATCACCATTTTCCACGGCAACTGGTTGAGGTTGGCCAAGATGGCCAGCTTTCGAAAGCCCTGGGTGCTGCTGATGTGTTCCGAGTCGATCCAATCGGGAAGCCCGATGTAAAACTCGATCCCCAGCGGAGAGGCAATTTCATCTTGAAAGAATTCGCCCAGTGTCCGCCCGGCGGGATCGACGCGACGGATCAGTTCATTCTGATACCAGCCCAGGGTCAGCGTGTGATAGCCGTGCTTGGTCCCGGGCTGCCACAACGGTTTTTGACTGGCCGTGATCGCCGCCATCTGGTCATGGTCGGCCAGAATCTGGGGATTGAGTTTGCGGTCGATGGCGACCAGACCGGCCTGATGGGCCAACAATTGACGCACAGTGATTTGCCGCTTTTCGCCGCATCCGAATTCCGGCCAATACGCGGCCACGGGCGCGTCCAGATCAAACAGCCCCCGGCTGTGGGCGACCGCCATCACCGCCGCCGCCATCCCCTTGGTCACCGAAAACGCCAGCGAAAGCGTCTGCTCGGTCCACCGTGCCCCGGAGTGATGGCAACGCCGTCCGGCCCACAAGTCGACGACTTTCTGCCCCTGGTGATACACCGTGCACGCGGCACCACGTTCACCACGCGACACAAAATTGGTTTCAAACTCCGCGCGGACTCTCTCGAACCCCGGCGCCACCGATCCGAGGATCGTCGGACGATTTTCGCTCTGCGTGAACATCCTGTCTTCCCCTCAATCGAAACGGCACACCGAATCAAATCAGATACGCAACCCATTTATCGTAGGGAACCGGCTACCTGCAGGCAATCTCAACATCTAGTCAAAATATCACTAGTCCTTCG
Encoded here:
- a CDS encoding potassium channel family protein yields the protein MSHPNPHPSRQPEFRQLRHLELLIALISILVLQSFVSSDDRLQRVLLNAMFLIVVLSAMRSLACSKIRMWATIVLGVAAYALSWIDEVHSSRLVTGSTDVCFIAIFVLLISSLAEHVFGEGPVDANRIIGAISIYFLIGLAWAFLYALIELIDPGSFQSNASSTFGETRPGFVAEFIYFSNVTLTTLGYGDVTPVSRPARMLATLQAMIGQLYVAIVIARLVGLQISQATVDSTQR
- a CDS encoding DUF6868 family protein yields the protein MTSLEVLLAALGWCTLMNLGMLTVTTLLLVVWGEAIGRLHQRWFRLEKRELQREYFRYLANYKLLLLVFNLVPYLALRLAMR
- a CDS encoding alpha/beta fold hydrolase, whose product is MLFLHGLFGTPEHWRHVMERLADRYRVIAPQLPVDPQPGRRQHGINAIADLSDQVAELVETLRIDPFVICGNSLGGLVAIDLCARRKDFAKGLVLAGSAGLFEKNPIGGMRPKPSREFVKKTVCGIVHKQELVTNELVDDWHSSIQDRDYVRFVLRVSRATRDRSVEKELTKLDLPTMIIWGQEDSITPPETGREFQRRIKGSKLQFIEDCGHAPNWEQPEAFAELLDEFLPTCFAD
- a CDS encoding efflux RND transporter permease subunit yields the protein MRRYAIAIVLFAVISSPLIGYGALRALKSTSNDPRQWLPRSFAETDTYDWFQSHFGTDEFAVVSWPGCDLEDPRVGQLSQALLQTAFFDRVRTGQNAIEELMSPPQNFSRAAAISRLRRILIGAQDGTTCLVLTTSVVGQADRSAAVGEIETLAWDVCQLPAAELKLAGPTVDAAMIDAESRKLLFGLAGLSALVSFLVATLRMRSIRLAISVLLVAVYSTAVSLAILYFSGGKMNLLMTMLPPLVYVLTISSAVHLANYYRDAARDRSSPVPAAIRAIGQGWLPCSLAAITTGIGLISLMLSKIEPIQSFGFYSALGVVASVVVLFLLLPSALFLFPPKPEAETDRPTGDDPHQKGNALIDAVLNHHVFFALACLALMLLCASRIPSIQSTVKLQDRFLPSSDAIADYRWLEERVGPMVPLEVAIHFDKDDPRDRVEQIKLVARIQSKIQSLDEPVATLSAFNLCPRLPSGHSVRDIVQRKVLNGRQTQQRLIEAKYLSESGDQHLWRISVRANAIGDLDYGIFVEKIRAAVAPLLTDENAEGTFTGVIPLIYKAQRQLLLDLFRSFLVAFAVIAGVLLVVLRNIWATCLVMFPNIFPAVIVFGGIEWVNIPVQIGSVMTASAALGIAVDDTVHLLTWFRRGLDQGMSRRQAIESAFSRCSGAMVHTTLICSCGLIVFALSTFVPILHFAWLMVFLLASALLGDLVLLPAILVGPLGRCFEKKR
- a CDS encoding serine hydrolase domain-containing protein, translating into MFTQSENRPTILGSVAPGFERVRAEFETNFVSRGERGAACTVYHQGQKVVDLWAGRRCHHSGARWTEQTLSLAFSVTKGMAAAVMAVAHSRGLFDLDAPVAAYWPEFGCGEKRQITVRQLLAHQAGLVAIDRKLNPQILADHDQMAAITASQKPLWQPGTKHGYHTLTLGWYQNELIRRVDPAGRTLGEFFQDEIASPLGIEFYIGLPDWIDSEHISSTQGFRKLAILANLNQLPWKMVMAGIWPRSVVSKSIKFLKFDDPAALGRPEYREVEIPSANGFGQARAVAKVYDVLARGGRRLGITPTTMQELVAPPLQPSRGTRDAVLKIDTHYSFGFSRPSAGFRFGADDQAFGCPGAGGSFGMADPSKQLAFAYLTNTMSFRIFDDPRERAVRQAVYQCIGAIQKNRVASDVKVA